The region GCCGCCACTTGGATGGGACGATGACTGCTCTGCGCCTTCCTTTAATTTTGTTGCTCGCTGGCGTTCTTGGCCTGGCGGGTTGCAGCGTACATCAGCCAGTGTCGCTGTATCAGCTGGACAGCGGAAGTCCGGCTCAGCCTGCGCAAAGCGCTGGTATGGCGGTATTGTTGGGGCCGGTAACGATTGCCGATTACCTGCAACGCGAAACCCTGTTGCAGCGTCAGCCTGATGGTAGCTTGCAAGCGTCTACCGATGGTCGCTGGGCCGGGAGCCTGTCTTCCGATATCGATCAATTGTTGCTGCGTCAGGTCGCCGGTCATCTGGACAGCCAGCGCGTTGTGCTCGCACCCGCCACCTTGGGCTTTGCGCCGGACGTGCAAGTTCTGCTGACAATTACGCGCCTGGATTCGGGCGAGTCGCAACCGGCCATCCTTGATGCCCAATGGCGTCTGATCGACCGTCGTGGCCAGGTTCGCGATAACCGCATTATTCACCTGCAAGAACCGCATACCTCTGGTACTGCGGCGCAGGTTCAGGCCCAGGGCGTATTGCTGCAGCGTCTGGCCGAGCAGTTATCGGTGGCGCTCAAGCCGCTGGCCAATCAGCCGCCGATTGCTGACGTACCGCGCAAACCGGCGGCCAAACCGGCGGCGCCAGCGGCGGAGCAGGGCAAGCAACCGAAGATGCCGATGGCCTCGCCGATTCGTACTGATATGGAAGTGTTCAGGTTCTAAGCCGGACGTGATCCAAAGCAAAGCCCGCAGAGATGCGCAATGCTGTTCACTTAAGCCGTAGTCTGGAAGTTTTTGATTTCCGACTCTATAGCGAAAGCCAAGAAAAACGCCGCTTCTCCATTTAGGGGTAAGCGGCGTTTTTCCTTAAGTGAACAGCATTGCGCCTAGTGCGGGCTTTCTTGTTTCTGGCTATCTACAATTGTCTCTCCCTATACTTCCCACCGTGTATGCCCCTGTGTATGCCTCATGAAAAATTGAACCCGAGGCATACAAGACGTGAAGCGCTCAGAAATCAAGCGCCGCCCACTCGCCGACACCACCCTGTCAGGCCTTGAGCCCGAGGTAGGCGTCTACCGCGAGCTTGACGGTGCCGGTCTGTACTTTCGCGTCAAACCGAACGGACAGAAGTCGTGGGAGCTTCGATACAAGAAAGCCGACGGCAAATGGTCCTGGCTCGGTCTCGGCGGCTATCCGGAAGTGAGCGGCGCACTGGCCAGGTCAAAAGCTGGCGAGCTGCGCGCCGACGCCGCCGAAGGCAAGAACCCGATGGCCACAAAGCTGGCGCGCAAGGCCGCCGAAGTTGTGGCCGCTAACGATACATTTGAAGCTCTGGCCCGCGAGTGGCACAGCTCACGCATCAGTAGTTGGGATGCAGGTATCTAAGGGCACACGACTGATACGCAAACCGGTGGTACGCAACCTGGTACGCAAGAAAAATGCGCACTTAGCGCCGGGGGCTGGATGGTTTCCATCGTCGAGGTTTCCACTCTGGTTTCCACGGTATCGCCGACATTCCGTGCATGTCCCTCGGTGGGGCTAGCGTCACGGTTACGCCGCAGCTTCAAACCTTCGTAGTAGACTTGTCGGCGGACTGATAAGGATGACGAGGCATGACGAGGCATGACGACAGGGAACTACAAAGGGCATCATTGCGAGCAGTGTTATGACTTCACGATGGAAAACGCCCGGAGAGCGCGAACCAAAGCGGCACAAGCTCAAAAGGAGGCGCTCCGTTATCAAGCGCTATGGATGAGCAAGCAAGGCTGGTCGCAGAACGGCAGCGGCTGCGCCTAGCGCCGTCACCAACACCACCACCTCAGCCTACAAAAGCACCATCTCCGCTGCTCAGAGGCTGCGTGTTCGCCAAGCCGTGCGCATTACCGGACGGCGAGATTAATTACAGCAACCCCGGTGGCTACGTGCCGCTCGATTTGCTGAAAGACTACGGCGCGTATGCGGTGCTCGGAGGCAGTGGGGCGGCATCGGCTACCGGTACGGCGCTGCAATGGGTGGGCGGCTCGGGCAGCGCTTCGGAGCTGGCCAAACGTCTGGGAGGCACCTTGGCGGCAATGGCGCCGACGCATATCAAAGTGCTTGTTGGCGTGCTGCTGCCGAACACCACTTCAGCCGATAGTGCGTTCTATACCTCTGAGCAGTACGCCCAATTAACCGAAGGCAACACACGGGTACGACTGAACGTCAAACAGTTGCCCGATGGCTCGGTGGACCTCTACGGTTTTTATACCGGGACCAAAACCGAATGGCAGCGAGTGCCGGTGATTACCGCCACGCCTGAAGGCGACCAACTGGTGGCCGACATGGGCGACGGGATCAAAATCACGTGGACTCCGGCAGTAGACCCCAGCTCAGTGATGGGCATTCCGGCACTGGAAGGTGTGACACTCAAGCCTGCCGTGTGGGTGTTTCCGCCAACCGAAAACGCTGCAAAAATCTTGGTCAATCCGATCTATCCACCGGATTACCAAGACGCGATTATCTGGTTTCCGAGTCAGCCGCAAATCGCGCCGATCTATCTATCATTGAGCGCCCGTTACGAGCCCGGCGGCGTGACTGGTATCGGCAAAGATGTTTCCGGTATCTGGCTCGCGGGCGCAGGCACAGGCCTCGGTTCGCCGATCCCGACGCGGATTGCCGATAAGCTGCGCGGGCGGGAATTTTCAAGCTTTGATAGGTTCAGAGAGGCGTTTTGGGAAGAGGTCGCGAGGGATGCCGCGCTGCTTAGTCAGTTCAAACCGAACAACCAAGCCCTGTTGCTGAAAGGGAACTCACCATATGCACCAAAGACCGAGCGCAACGGAGAAAACACACGGCATGAGATACACCATATCGAACATATCCAGCATGGCGGCGCGGTCTATGACGTTGACAATCTCTCCGTAATGACGCCTAAGCGACATGCTGAAATCCACAAGGAATATCGGAAACAACCATGAAAGCAAATTTCTCCGACTACACCGAAAGCGAATTCGTAGACTTGCTCAAGCGCATCGTTAGCAGTGAGGGCAGCGAAAAAGAAGTGGATGCGCTTGTGTTCCACTTTGAAAAGATCAGCGAACACCCCTCCGGGTCAGACTTAATTTTCTACCCTGATGATGGAGAAGACGACTCGCCAGAAGGCATCACCGGAACAGTCAAAAAATGGCGAGCGTCCAAAGGGTTACCGGGTTTCAAGCAGTAGGTAGAGGGCGACCATACTGAATCGTGTGCCGGAGGTTCTCCGGTTTGAAACCGGGAAACCTCAGATGGCCAAGCCGCGTTTGAAACGCGACTTCGCCAGCCGTTTCACCATCCTCCGTTTCAAACCGGAGAAATGCGGCAGGGTTGTTGTCGCTTGAACCGAGAGCAAGATCGATCGTTCGCGCACCTGGTCATGCCCTCCTGTTTCTACATACCCTGAAATCCGGGTATGTAAAACCGACCAGACCACAAGCGGCAGTCAGACCATCGGTCTTTTTGGCCTATCTCATTGTTTTTGCTTAACTTCTGCAAAACTTCGGAATTGATTTCAGATGCCGCGCCGTCGGCGTCGAAAGCATGAAAACCCCACCCGAAAGCACAATGCTGTTCACTTAAGCCGTAGTCTGGAAGTTTTTGATTTCCGACTCTATAGCGAAAGCCAAGAAAAACGCCGCTTCTCCATTTAGGGGTAAGCGGCGTTTTTCCTTAAGTGAACAGCATTGCGCAGAGATGCGGGCTTTGTTGTTTCTGTGGGTTGAGACTTCCATGGCCTGTCCTGACCCCTTCGCGGGCAACCCCGCTTTCACAGGGCGACGGCACTGATCAAATGGGGGCGCTGCCGGCAACAAAAAGCCCGCAGGCGAGTGATCATCTGCGGGCTTGTCTCGGTATCAAGGCTTACGCCCGGCGTTCGTGCATCCGTGCCAGTTGCCGCTCCAGCATTGATGGGTAAGGCTCCATCAATCGCTCAACACAGCAAGCGCCTTCAGGGCTGGCGATCGGACGAATACGCGCACGTTGACGAATCAGCACGTCGTCGCTGATCTTGCGCTCTACCAGCAGCAGGTTGCGACTGTGTTGTGACAGGGCCAGGGCGTCCTGAGCTGACTCTGTCAGCAGCAGGTCGATCTGGCTCAGGCCATACAGCTCGTCACCCAAGGTCAGGCCAAGCTGCAATTGCAGGGTGATGCCGCTGTCGGCGACTTCGATTTGCAACTGATGGCCCAGTGCTCGCAGCAGTTCGCCACAGCAGATAGCGTTGGTCAGGTAGTCATCGCCACTGTCTTCGGTGTGGAACAGCATCAACGTACTGCCGTCGTTCAGCGTGTGCAGTTCGCTTTGATAGAGCGAGGCGGCCTGGTCCAGGCAATCACGATAGCGCTTGAGCAGTTCTTCCAGGCGGGCCCGGGGCAGGCGACGCAATTGGTCCTGAGCGCCTAACTGCACGGCCAGGACCGCGCTGTGCTGTGGCACGTTCGAAACCGGTGGCTTGACCAGTGGTTTTGGCACGTTGTCTGCCGACTCGTCGCGCAGGTCGGCGAATGGATCTTCGTCGTCATTGTCATCTTCGACGGTGCTGACGATGTGCCGGGGAGCAGGCTTGAGGCCGGCCACCGGTTTGCTTTCATCGAAGCTCGGGTCTCTCAGGTTACGCACTTCGAAGGTCGGCTCGTGTTCTTCGGGGTCTGCGTAGTCGCTGTCGTCGTATTCCGGTTCAGGTGCAGGCTGTGGCTCGATCCGCTCCGGGGCGAAATTAGCGTGCAGTTGACGCGCCAGATCACCAATTTCGTCCTGGCGCTCGGTGGCCGGGGTGTACTCGTCGATATTGCGCAGCCAGACGCGCAATTGCAGAAGCGGCGTGGAGATGTGCCGGCCCAGGCGCAGACTCAAGGCCAGGGACAGGGCCAGCAGAATTGCACTCAGAATCCCCATGCTTTGCAGACTGATGGTCATCGGTTGCTGGAATTGATCCATGTCCAGGCTGATGCGCAGTTGCCCGGCGGTCACGTCCTGGAAGGTGATTTTGCTCTCATACATACCATCGGCTGCGCCTAACAGGCTGTGCTTGGGGCGCTGGCCGGACTCGGCGAGGATGCGGTTGTCCACGCTGTAGATGGCGGCGTGGGCCACCAGCTTGTTTTTGGTCAGGTTGTTGAGCAGCACGTTGAGGCTGAGGATGTCGTTGGACACCAACAGCTCGGTGGCCGAAGTGGCGGTCTGCGTGGTCAGGCTTTCGCCCAGCGCATCAGCCTGCTCATGCATGGCCTGCTTGAACTGCAAGCCCATCACGCAGGCATAAATGACCAGGGCCAGGGCGACCAGGATCACGTTATGGCTGGCAATGCGTAATGCAATCGGTACACGGCGATGGCGCAGTGCCCGGAAGATCAGCAGAAAGAAGTTATCGGTTTTTACTGGCGTGGGCCGGTTCACTGTGAGCTCGGCTCTTTTGTCCGTGAAGTTGACGCGCAGTATAGCGACAGGCCCTAGACCGGCAAAGCGCTCACGGTGCCCGATGGTCACTGAAAGTGGGTAGAATGCGGTTTTTTTCCACCTGCGGGGGTGCGCCTTGCGCGAAATTGTCCTGATAAACATCACGGGAGTCGACCGTCCGGGTCTGACGGCAGCCATTACCGGCGTTCTTGCGCAGGGTGGCGTGAACATTCTCGACATCGGTCAGGCGGTGATTCACGACACCCTGTCGTTCGGCATCCTGGTTGAAATTCCGGATACCGAGCCAGGCCAGTCGGTGCTCAAGGACATCCTTTTCACGGCGTACAAGCTCGATCAGCAAGTGCGTTTCACGCCGGTGTCCGAAGAGGACTACCAGCAGTGGGTCGGCAATCAGGGCAAAAAACGCCACATCGTTACCCTGTTGACCCGCAAGGTAACCGCCGAGCAATTGCAGCGTGTGAGCTCGATTACCGCCAATTACGGCTTGAACATCGACCACATCGATCGCCTCTCCGGGCGCATGCCGCTGGACACTCCGGCCGACAAGGGCAAGGGCTGCATCGAGTTCTCTGTGCGTGGCGAAGCCGCTGATCCGCAGGCGTTGCGGGCCGAGTTCCTCAGCGTGGCGCAGGAGTTGAACGTCGACATCGCGTTCCAGGAAGATTCTCTGTTCCGCCGTAACCGGCGCCTGGCGGTGTTTGACATGGACTCGACGCTGATCGAGGCCGAAGTCATTGACGAACTGGCCAAGGCTGCCGGCGTCGGCGACCAGGTGTCGCAAATCACCGAGCGGGCCATGGCTGGCGAACTTGATTTTCGCGAAAGCTTCAAGGAACGCCTGGCCTTGCTCAAAGGGCTGGACGTCAGCGTTCTGGACTCAATTGGCGCCTCTCTGCGCCTGACCGAAGGCGCCGAAACCCTGTTCGCCGAGCTTAAGCGCCTGGGCTACAAGACCGCGATCCTGTCCGGTGGCTTCACCTACTTTGCAAAGCAATTACAAGCCAAACTGGGCATCGACTACGTGTTCGCCAACGAACTGCAAGTGGTGGACGGCAAGGTAACTGGCATCGCGGTAGAGCCGATTGTCGATGCCCAACGCAAGGCCGATCTGCTGCGTGAGCTGGCCCACAAGGAAGGCTTGCGTCTGGAACAGACTATTGCAGTCGGTGATGGCGCCAACGATTTGCCGATGCTGGCGATTGCCGGGCTGGGTGTGGCATTCCGCGCCAAACCGCTGGTGAAACAGTCGGCGAAGCAGGCGATTTCCACGCTGGGTCTGGACGGCGTGCTGTACCTGCTGGGGTTGCGCGATCGTGATGGTCAGCTCTGACATCCGGATCGTCTGAACCGGTGACTTCGCCAGCACGCCTCGCGCCCACATCGATCCAATGTGGGCGCGAGGCGGTTCGTGAAGGCTTGGCAGCGGGCTCACAGATTCAAAGCAAGTTCCACAACGAATCAAAATCCTCTTGCGCAACCACCGCGTCGGTCCCGACGACGGTTTCGCTTTTGGCTGTCTCTAGCGAGCGATAGGCAAACTGGTTGAAGCTGTTGGTGCTTGCCACTCGTCGATCCAGTCCGGCGCGGCGTTCAGTACCGTTGGTGTTGATCATCACGTTGTTGCCTTCCTGGAACGGCAGGCGCGGGGCAAGCAGTGTGGCGGGTAGGTCGATGGCGCTGATTTCCGGTAGCAGTAGGCCGCGCAGATACTGACTGTGATCGTCCCGGGTCCGCACCAGTTGCAGGCCGCAAGGCTCGGCATGCGGCGCAACTTGTTCAATACCCATTTGCGTACCGCCACCGCGTACCTGACGAATCCAGCGCACCACGGCAATGCTCCAGCCTTGTCCGGTCGTGTCTTCGATACCCACCATCTCGCCGGCTTGTAGCTCCGCGGGCACTTCGCCGGGCCATGCCAGGCAATAGCCGCCAGGGCTGTGGTTAATCACCGGTAGGACATAGGTCGGAAAATGCCGATTGCTATCGGACGCTTCTTGGCTGTCGTCGCTTTGAAGCTGCGGGTATTCGATTTCTTCGTAAGGCAGCATATTGTCGGCGTTGCCGAGTGCCGCGGCGTCGAAGGCCTGACTCCAGTTGTCTTGGCGGCCGGCCACTGGGGTCGCTGAGAACTGCGCGGGGCGCACGGCAGGGTTTTTCAGGATGTCGCTGAACGAACGTTGTCCGCCCAGATAAAAGTGCAAGGCGCTCATGCCCACGCACAAGGTCAGGCTGCCCTGGCTGGGCGTGCGCTGGAAACTGCGTTCGGCGGCCTGGCCCCAGGCGGCATGTAAGTGTTGCAGCGTGTCTGTGCTCAGACCTGCCGGTATTGGCAGGGTCAAAGAGGTGTCGGTCGGCTGTTGCAGATAAGCCTCGATGGCGACTACCAGCGGCTGGGGACTAATTCCCAGCAAACCGTCCTGTTGCTCTGCCCGGAACTTGTTGCGGTAGCGCGGCCCGCTGTCGAGGTCTGGCGCGACGGCGAATAGTTCATTGCCGCCGCTGCCGGGTTGCAGCGAAATCCACTTGCTCCAGGGCTCAAGCACTTCGGCGAGCCGGGCGATTTGGTTCTGGCGCAGTTGATTGCAGCGCGAAGCGCCGAGCAGCAGGGCGGCCACGTAGGTCTGCTCGATGCTCAGGTCCGACGTCTGGCTGGCCAACTCATCGCGCACGCTAAGGTTTTGTAACTGATGCTCACAGCCAATGCGATACAACTGGTGCAGCTCCAGCCACACACCTTCCGGCACCGGGCAATACAGTTGTGTCGCGCGGGTCAAGGGGCCGTTGAGGCAATGGATCGCCCGCTGCAGGGCTTGGGTAAGCAGGGTCGCACGGTCCTTGCGAAAGCGCGGAGCGATGCGCATGACGATCTGTTTGTAGCCAATCGCCAAATGGCTTTGCAGCGCCTGACAGAGGTTGGCGATTTTGCGTGAGCGTTCATCAAGAACAATAGCCTGATGCAGAAAATGCCGCTCCAGGTGCTTGCAGACGTAATACACCTCGGGTCTTAACAGCTCCAGCATCTGTAGCCGATTGTCACTGGGTGTGAGCAATTGATTGAGTTCGCCCAGGCCTTGGTAGAGCAGGCGGGCGGTTTCACCAATGTTGGCTTTGGGCAGGTTGGCAATCCAGCGCTTGAGGTCGCGGGGGGTAGGCTCACAAAACGACAGGCGAGATTGTGTCGGGATAGGGGCGCGTAATAGCAAGTAGGGACTGGTCTCATTCATGCCGAAGACAAAC is a window of Pseudomonas sp. DC1.2 DNA encoding:
- the serB gene encoding phosphoserine phosphatase SerB; translation: MREIVLINITGVDRPGLTAAITGVLAQGGVNILDIGQAVIHDTLSFGILVEIPDTEPGQSVLKDILFTAYKLDQQVRFTPVSEEDYQQWVGNQGKKRHIVTLLTRKVTAEQLQRVSSITANYGLNIDHIDRLSGRMPLDTPADKGKGCIEFSVRGEAADPQALRAEFLSVAQELNVDIAFQEDSLFRRNRRLAVFDMDSTLIEAEVIDELAKAAGVGDQVSQITERAMAGELDFRESFKERLALLKGLDVSVLDSIGASLRLTEGAETLFAELKRLGYKTAILSGGFTYFAKQLQAKLGIDYVFANELQVVDGKVTGIAVEPIVDAQRKADLLRELAHKEGLRLEQTIAVGDGANDLPMLAIAGLGVAFRAKPLVKQSAKQAISTLGLDGVLYLLGLRDRDGQL
- a CDS encoding bacteriocin immunity protein; amino-acid sequence: MKANFSDYTESEFVDLLKRIVSSEGSEKEVDALVFHFEKISEHPSGSDLIFYPDDGEDDSPEGITGTVKKWRASKGLPGFKQ
- a CDS encoding S-type pyocin domain-containing protein gives rise to the protein MFAKPCALPDGEINYSNPGGYVPLDLLKDYGAYAVLGGSGAASATGTALQWVGGSGSASELAKRLGGTLAAMAPTHIKVLVGVLLPNTTSADSAFYTSEQYAQLTEGNTRVRLNVKQLPDGSVDLYGFYTGTKTEWQRVPVITATPEGDQLVADMGDGIKITWTPAVDPSSVMGIPALEGVTLKPAVWVFPPTENAAKILVNPIYPPDYQDAIIWFPSQPQIAPIYLSLSARYEPGGVTGIGKDVSGIWLAGAGTGLGSPIPTRIADKLRGREFSSFDRFREAFWEEVARDAALLSQFKPNNQALLLKGNSPYAPKTERNGENTRHEIHHIEHIQHGGAVYDVDNLSVMTPKRHAEIHKEYRKQP
- a CDS encoding PqiC family protein, encoding MTALRLPLILLLAGVLGLAGCSVHQPVSLYQLDSGSPAQPAQSAGMAVLLGPVTIADYLQRETLLQRQPDGSLQASTDGRWAGSLSSDIDQLLLRQVAGHLDSQRVVLAPATLGFAPDVQVLLTITRLDSGESQPAILDAQWRLIDRRGQVRDNRIIHLQEPHTSGTAAQVQAQGVLLQRLAEQLSVALKPLANQPPIADVPRKPAAKPAAPAAEQGKQPKMPMASPIRTDMEVFRF
- a CDS encoding molecular chaperone produces the protein MNETSPYLLLRAPIPTQSRLSFCEPTPRDLKRWIANLPKANIGETARLLYQGLGELNQLLTPSDNRLQMLELLRPEVYYVCKHLERHFLHQAIVLDERSRKIANLCQALQSHLAIGYKQIVMRIAPRFRKDRATLLTQALQRAIHCLNGPLTRATQLYCPVPEGVWLELHQLYRIGCEHQLQNLSVRDELASQTSDLSIEQTYVAALLLGASRCNQLRQNQIARLAEVLEPWSKWISLQPGSGGNELFAVAPDLDSGPRYRNKFRAEQQDGLLGISPQPLVVAIEAYLQQPTDTSLTLPIPAGLSTDTLQHLHAAWGQAAERSFQRTPSQGSLTLCVGMSALHFYLGGQRSFSDILKNPAVRPAQFSATPVAGRQDNWSQAFDAAALGNADNMLPYEEIEYPQLQSDDSQEASDSNRHFPTYVLPVINHSPGGYCLAWPGEVPAELQAGEMVGIEDTTGQGWSIAVVRWIRQVRGGGTQMGIEQVAPHAEPCGLQLVRTRDDHSQYLRGLLLPEISAIDLPATLLAPRLPFQEGNNVMINTNGTERRAGLDRRVASTNSFNQFAYRSLETAKSETVVGTDAVVAQEDFDSLWNLL
- a CDS encoding AhpA/YtjB family protein; its protein translation is MNRPTPVKTDNFFLLIFRALRHRRVPIALRIASHNVILVALALVIYACVMGLQFKQAMHEQADALGESLTTQTATSATELLVSNDILSLNVLLNNLTKNKLVAHAAIYSVDNRILAESGQRPKHSLLGAADGMYESKITFQDVTAGQLRISLDMDQFQQPMTISLQSMGILSAILLALSLALSLRLGRHISTPLLQLRVWLRNIDEYTPATERQDEIGDLARQLHANFAPERIEPQPAPEPEYDDSDYADPEEHEPTFEVRNLRDPSFDESKPVAGLKPAPRHIVSTVEDDNDDEDPFADLRDESADNVPKPLVKPPVSNVPQHSAVLAVQLGAQDQLRRLPRARLEELLKRYRDCLDQAASLYQSELHTLNDGSTLMLFHTEDSGDDYLTNAICCGELLRALGHQLQIEVADSGITLQLQLGLTLGDELYGLSQIDLLLTESAQDALALSQHSRNLLLVERKISDDVLIRQRARIRPIASPEGACCVERLMEPYPSMLERQLARMHERRA